A genome region from Hymenobacter tibetensis includes the following:
- a CDS encoding DUF4097 family beta strand repeat-containing protein, whose amino-acid sequence MKRFIIPSLTGLLVLLSSCQLWAQKSEFKEQISKEFALTTEAGRNTFVVYNIDGAVTVQGYAGNKVVVEVTKTIRADDAQKLEVGKKEAQLGFYQRNDSVVAYMKAPFDSRPRRNMNISHDDIDYRYSFDYVVKVPYQMHLHISTINNGAVLVQDVTGTVKAYNINGALTLRNIKGTTTARTINGNLEATYAANPPGSSSYNTINGKILVTYPADLSADVHFKSMHGELYTDFPNAEPLPVQVTQNKQRGGNGTQYKLTKDTVVRIGKGGKDFRFETINGSVTIKQQTK is encoded by the coding sequence ATGAAACGCTTCATCATCCCCAGTCTGACCGGGCTGCTCGTACTATTGTCTAGCTGCCAGCTATGGGCCCAGAAAAGTGAGTTCAAAGAACAAATCAGTAAAGAGTTTGCGCTAACGACCGAGGCGGGCCGCAATACATTCGTTGTTTACAACATCGACGGTGCGGTGACTGTACAAGGCTACGCTGGCAACAAGGTGGTAGTTGAAGTCACGAAAACTATCAGGGCCGATGACGCACAGAAGCTGGAGGTAGGCAAGAAGGAAGCCCAACTCGGCTTCTATCAGCGCAACGATAGTGTGGTTGCCTACATGAAGGCTCCCTTCGACTCGCGCCCGAGACGCAACATGAACATCAGCCACGACGACATCGATTACCGCTATTCGTTCGACTACGTGGTGAAGGTGCCTTACCAGATGCACCTGCACATCTCGACCATCAACAACGGGGCTGTGCTAGTGCAGGATGTAACGGGCACCGTGAAAGCATACAATATCAACGGGGCTCTTACGCTTCGCAACATCAAGGGTACCACTACGGCCCGTACCATCAACGGCAACCTGGAAGCCACCTACGCGGCCAACCCGCCCGGCTCGTCGTCCTATAATACCATCAACGGGAAGATACTGGTAACGTACCCCGCTGACCTGTCGGCTGATGTGCACTTCAAGAGCATGCATGGCGAACTGTACACCGACTTTCCCAATGCCGAGCCCTTGCCCGTGCAAGTCACGCAAAACAAGCAACGTGGTGGCAACGGCACCCAATACAAACTCACCAAGGATACGGTCGTGCGAATAGGTAAAGGCGGTAAAGACTTCCGCTTTGAAACCATCAACGGCAGCGTAACTATCAAACAACAAACCAAATGA
- a CDS encoding polyprenol monophosphomannose synthase has protein sequence MNDGLVLIPTYNERENVELILRKVFSLPKAFDVLVIDDSSPDGTAALVRGLMPDFPNRLFLEERKGKLGLGTAYIHGFKWALSHGYQYVFEMDADFSHNPDDLVRLYDACAHEGYDLAIGSRYIQGVNVVNWPMDRVLMSWFASAYVRLITGMPIMDATAGFKCYTARVLRTIELDRIHFVGYAFQIEMKWLAYKYGFRIKEVPIIFTDRTRGTSKMSKGIFKEAFWGVIKMKVDSWFRRFQPVPSADAVSATVATSTHETR, from the coding sequence ATGAATGATGGGCTCGTCTTGATTCCAACCTACAATGAGCGAGAAAATGTGGAGCTAATACTCCGCAAGGTCTTCTCGTTGCCCAAGGCGTTCGACGTGCTTGTCATTGATGATAGTTCACCGGATGGCACGGCGGCACTCGTGCGGGGCTTGATGCCTGATTTTCCCAATCGTCTGTTTCTGGAAGAGCGTAAAGGCAAGCTGGGCCTAGGTACGGCCTATATCCACGGGTTTAAGTGGGCCCTCTCGCACGGCTACCAGTACGTCTTCGAGATGGATGCCGACTTCTCGCACAACCCCGACGACCTGGTGCGACTCTATGACGCCTGCGCCCACGAAGGGTACGACCTAGCCATTGGCTCACGCTACATCCAGGGGGTGAACGTGGTGAACTGGCCGATGGACCGGGTGCTGATGTCGTGGTTTGCCTCGGCCTACGTGCGGCTCATCACCGGCATGCCCATCATGGATGCCACGGCTGGGTTCAAGTGCTACACGGCCCGGGTGTTGCGCACCATTGAACTTGACCGCATTCATTTTGTGGGCTACGCCTTTCAGATAGAAATGAAATGGCTGGCGTACAAGTATGGTTTCCGCATCAAGGAAGTGCCCATTATCTTCACCGACCGCACCCGGGGCACCTCCAAAATGAGCAAAGGCATCTTCAAGGAGGCTTTTTGGGGAGTCATCAAGATGAAGGTAGACAGCTGGTTCCGCCGCTTTCAGCCCGTGCCGTCCGCTGATGCAGTTTCCGCTACCGTCGCAACCTCGACCCACGAAACCCGGTAA
- a CDS encoding RNA polymerase sigma factor, which produces MLRVKAGETDRMGLLFERYHRKLYGFLYHMLGRADASEDLVQNVFYRMLKYRHTYTGEGEFRAWMYHLARNVLADYIKKNRHATRHSDVTDFTERISGGSCADEGLQKEQEVATLHRALAKLSPEYREVLVLSRFQELKYEEIARVLNTTEGAVKVRVHRAMNELKTTYLRIEN; this is translated from the coding sequence ATGCTTCGGGTGAAGGCCGGGGAAACGGACCGGATGGGCTTGCTCTTTGAGCGATACCACCGAAAGCTATATGGCTTTCTTTACCACATGCTGGGGCGTGCCGACGCCAGCGAAGACTTGGTACAGAACGTGTTTTACCGCATGCTCAAATACCGCCACACCTATACAGGAGAAGGCGAGTTTCGGGCCTGGATGTATCACTTGGCCCGGAACGTGCTGGCCGACTACATCAAGAAAAACCGCCACGCCACTCGCCACTCCGATGTAACCGACTTCACCGAGAGAATAAGCGGCGGCTCATGCGCCGACGAGGGGCTGCAAAAGGAGCAGGAAGTAGCTACCCTGCACCGTGCTTTAGCGAAGCTAAGCCCCGAATACCGCGAAGTATTGGTGTTAAGCCGATTTCAGGAGTTGAAATACGAGGAAATAGCCCGAGTGTTGAATACCACCGAAGGCGCCGTGAAAGTACGTGTGCACCGTGCGATGAACGAGCTGAAAACTACATACCTGCGAATTGAAAATTGA
- a CDS encoding DUF4097 family beta strand repeat-containing protein — translation MNTRSITPIATTIRHAVGSVFLTVLLGASMPAAAQTSATKEQIVVALSNPGKPGLVSVKLVGGSITVMGYNGKDVVIDASSRAGRSSRREPAAAATGMKRIETSNSFDLTADESDNQVSIKTNSWKNPIDLVIKVPQRFSLQLGTVQNGDITVENVAGELEVSNVNGAIQLNQVSGSAVANTVNGPVKATFKSVTAGAPMAFSTVNGQVDVTFPSNTKAALKLKSDHGEIYSDFDLVAEKSPAKVTRTNQGGVYRVSIDDWTYGKVNGGGAEVMMKTLNGNIYIRKAK, via the coding sequence ATGAACACTCGCTCTATTACACCTATAGCAACCACCATACGCCACGCTGTAGGCAGTGTCTTTCTGACTGTGCTGCTGGGCGCCTCAATGCCAGCCGCCGCTCAAACGTCCGCCACCAAAGAACAGATTGTAGTAGCCCTCAGCAACCCCGGCAAGCCAGGCTTGGTAAGCGTGAAGCTGGTAGGCGGCTCGATAACGGTAATGGGCTACAATGGCAAAGACGTGGTGATTGATGCCTCGTCCCGGGCCGGCCGAAGTAGCCGGCGCGAGCCAGCTGCCGCTGCGACGGGAATGAAACGCATCGAAACCAGCAACAGCTTCGACCTCACTGCTGACGAAAGCGACAACCAGGTTTCCATCAAAACCAACTCCTGGAAGAACCCCATTGACTTGGTTATCAAAGTGCCACAGCGGTTTTCGCTGCAACTCGGCACGGTCCAGAACGGCGACATTACGGTTGAAAACGTGGCCGGCGAACTGGAAGTGAGCAACGTGAATGGCGCCATCCAGCTGAACCAGGTATCGGGTTCCGCTGTGGCTAATACGGTCAACGGGCCAGTAAAAGCCACGTTTAAAAGTGTCACAGCCGGTGCTCCCATGGCTTTTTCCACCGTGAATGGCCAAGTGGACGTCACGTTTCCAAGCAACACCAAGGCGGCGCTAAAACTCAAATCCGACCACGGCGAAATTTACAGTGACTTCGATTTGGTGGCAGAGAAAAGCCCCGCCAAAGTGACCCGCACCAACCAGGGAGGGGTGTACCGCGTGAGCATCGACGATTGGACGTATGGCAAGGTAAACGGGGGCGGCGCCGAAGTCATGATGAAGACGCTAAACGGCAACATCTACATCCGCAAGGCTAAGTAG
- the purB gene encoding adenylosuccinate lyase → MSTAADYSALTPLTAVSPLDGRYRRQTTPLASYFSELALIRYRVLVEVEYFIALCELPLPQLQGVDGSVFSALRSIYTDFSVADADAVKAHEKVTNHDVKAVEYFLRDRFTALGLGGYLEFIHFGLTSQDINNTAIPLSLQHALLHTLLPAYAQVRNQLAERATEWATVPMLARTHGQPASPTRLGKEIRVFVARLDAQVALLAQVPFAAKFGGATGNFNAHHVAYPHLDWHQFAQQFVEGRLGLSRSFPTTQIEHYDHLAALCDGLKRLNTILTDLARDVWQYIAVGYFRQTIKAGEVGSSAMPHKVNPIDFENAEGNLGLANAVLEHLASKLPISRLQRDLTDSTVLRNLGVPLGHTLIALTSLERGLNKLALDEEALRRDLDANWPVVAEAIQTILRRENYPDPYNALKALTRTGSAISEATIREFVETLDVAEAVKQELRAISPHNYVGV, encoded by the coding sequence ATGTCTACTGCTGCCGACTACTCTGCACTCACTCCTCTCACGGCCGTTTCGCCCCTCGATGGACGCTACCGCCGCCAAACCACTCCGCTAGCTTCCTACTTTTCGGAATTGGCCTTGATCCGATACCGGGTCTTGGTGGAAGTGGAGTATTTCATTGCGCTATGCGAGTTGCCATTGCCCCAGTTGCAGGGCGTAGACGGCAGTGTTTTCAGTGCCCTACGCAGCATCTACACTGATTTTTCGGTGGCCGATGCCGATGCTGTGAAAGCCCACGAGAAGGTTACCAACCATGACGTGAAAGCGGTGGAATACTTCCTGCGTGACCGGTTTACCGCCCTTGGCTTAGGCGGCTACCTGGAGTTTATCCACTTCGGCCTTACCTCGCAGGACATCAACAACACGGCCATTCCGCTGAGTTTACAGCATGCGCTGCTTCATACATTGCTGCCAGCTTACGCACAGGTGCGCAACCAACTGGCAGAGCGCGCCACTGAATGGGCCACAGTGCCTATGCTAGCCCGTACGCACGGCCAACCGGCTTCGCCCACTCGGCTGGGCAAAGAAATTCGAGTGTTCGTAGCCCGGCTCGACGCCCAAGTTGCGTTGCTGGCCCAAGTACCTTTCGCTGCCAAATTCGGTGGAGCCACCGGAAACTTCAACGCGCACCATGTAGCCTACCCTCACCTGGACTGGCATCAGTTTGCGCAGCAATTCGTGGAAGGCCGTTTAGGATTGAGCAGGAGCTTCCCTACCACCCAAATCGAGCACTACGATCATCTGGCAGCACTATGCGACGGGTTGAAGCGCCTCAATACTATTCTCACCGACCTCGCCCGCGACGTGTGGCAGTACATTGCCGTAGGCTATTTCCGCCAGACCATTAAGGCAGGTGAAGTAGGCTCTTCCGCTATGCCGCACAAAGTCAATCCAATTGATTTCGAAAATGCTGAAGGCAATTTAGGTTTGGCCAACGCGGTGCTGGAGCACCTTGCATCCAAGCTGCCCATCTCTCGCTTGCAGCGCGACCTTACCGATTCCACGGTGCTCCGCAACTTAGGCGTACCCCTTGGCCATACACTCATCGCCCTAACTTCTCTCGAACGCGGCCTCAACAAACTGGCCCTCGATGAAGAGGCACTGCGCCGCGACTTAGACGCCAACTGGCCGGTGGTAGCGGAAGCCATCCAAACCATCTTGCGCCGCGAAAACTATCCTGACCCCTACAACGCTCTTAAGGCTCTGACTCGGACAGGCAGTGCTATTTCCGAAGCTACTATTCGCGAGTTCGTTGAGACATTGGACGTAGCTGAAGCCGTGAAACAAGAGCTACGAGCAATTTCTCCGCACAATTATGTGGGTGTTTGA
- a CDS encoding HEAT repeat domain-containing protein, which produces MNCEQAQYKLIDHLNQQLPAAEKEVLQAHLAACPECQQELETMQQMWHTLGCVEVPEPSENVRPAFYSMLASYKEEMAATPTYSLAGLRRWLQAVVVPRPVLQLAYSVCLLGVGLAAGWWLNTRNAPSTDQQQLATLSKQVEKMQQVMLLTLIENPSATERLRAVSYTKELSSANPRVVEALLSTLNHDENVNVRLATLEALAELAYDPAVRLGLVQALPQQESALVQSALADVMVQLQEKRSVQPLRRLLDRPDLNEAVKSKIRESLKSLSDGQAPKASTSTQQPYHETLHHPQSDRAARTIV; this is translated from the coding sequence ATGAACTGCGAACAAGCCCAATATAAACTAATCGACCACCTGAACCAGCAGCTGCCAGCTGCGGAGAAGGAGGTCCTGCAGGCGCACCTGGCTGCATGCCCGGAGTGCCAGCAGGAGCTAGAAACCATGCAGCAGATGTGGCACACATTGGGTTGCGTGGAAGTACCCGAACCAAGCGAAAACGTACGGCCGGCCTTTTATTCCATGCTGGCTTCCTACAAAGAGGAAATGGCTGCTACCCCTACCTACTCACTGGCTGGCTTGCGGCGGTGGCTGCAAGCCGTGGTGGTGCCCCGGCCAGTGCTACAGCTAGCCTACAGTGTCTGCCTGCTTGGGGTGGGGTTGGCGGCAGGCTGGTGGCTGAACACCCGCAACGCCCCCAGCACCGACCAGCAGCAACTCGCCACCCTAAGCAAGCAAGTCGAGAAAATGCAGCAAGTGATGTTGCTTACGCTCATCGAAAATCCATCGGCCACGGAACGGCTACGCGCCGTGAGTTACACCAAAGAACTAAGCAGCGCCAACCCTCGGGTGGTAGAAGCGCTGCTGAGCACCCTCAACCACGACGAAAACGTGAACGTGCGCCTCGCCACGCTGGAAGCCCTGGCCGAGCTGGCCTACGACCCCGCCGTGCGGCTAGGACTGGTGCAGGCACTACCGCAGCAGGAGTCGGCACTGGTGCAGTCGGCGCTGGCCGATGTGATGGTGCAGCTGCAGGAGAAACGCTCGGTGCAACCCCTGCGCCGCCTACTGGACCGGCCCGACTTGAACGAGGCGGTGAAAAGTAAAATTCGAGAAAGCCTCAAGTCTTTGTCCGATGGGCAGGCACCTAAGGCGTCTACATCCACTCAACAGCCTTACCATGAAACGCTTCATCATCCCCAGTCTGACCGGGCTGCTCGTACTATTGTCTAG
- a CDS encoding D-glycero-alpha-D-manno-heptose-1,7-bisphosphate 7-phosphatase: MPATNKAVFLDRDGVLNKEIGTYVWEPDKFIVLDGVPESLAQLKQAGYYLIVVTNQAGIAKGLYSPADVQACHAKLQAACGNLLDALYFAPAHPSVSESLLRKPDSLMLEKAIARFQLDPAQCWLVGDRYRDIEASNKAGVRGILVDDSEVVDYQPRVADLRAATHMILSEATASTATFR; encoded by the coding sequence ATGCCTGCCACCAACAAAGCTGTTTTCCTTGACCGTGATGGAGTTCTTAACAAAGAAATAGGAACCTATGTCTGGGAACCAGACAAGTTTATTGTGTTGGATGGCGTACCCGAAAGCTTGGCGCAACTAAAGCAAGCCGGCTATTACCTGATTGTAGTAACCAACCAAGCCGGTATTGCCAAAGGGCTGTATTCACCTGCCGATGTGCAGGCCTGCCACGCCAAGCTGCAAGCAGCCTGCGGTAATTTGCTGGACGCCTTATACTTCGCTCCGGCTCACCCTAGCGTGTCAGAATCGCTGCTACGCAAGCCCGATTCGTTGATGCTGGAAAAAGCTATTGCCCGTTTCCAACTCGACCCCGCACAGTGCTGGCTGGTCGGCGACCGGTACCGCGACATAGAAGCCAGCAACAAAGCCGGCGTCCGTGGCATTTTGGTTGATGATTCAGAGGTGGTAGACTATCAGCCTCGGGTCGCTGATTTACGGGCCGCTACCCACATGATTCTAAGTGAAGCAACTGCCTCCACTGCTACGTTTCGCTAA
- a CDS encoding TerC family protein: protein MENTPLFWIGFNAFVLAMLLLDLLVFNRKAHVVKMREALGWSFFWIVLSLSFNYFVYRSMGRQAGLEFLTGYLIEKSLSVDNLFVFLLIFSYFRVPPQYQHKILFWGILGALVLRAAFILIGAALLAKFSFLLYVLGAFLVYTGVKMATNAGEPEIDPDSNPVVKFLSRHLPITSQLHEGKFFVRKDGLLFATPLLVVLVMVETTDVVFAVDSIPAILAVSRDTFIVYTSNVFALLGLRALYFALEGLMRLFHYLHYGLSLILIFIGGKLLFSQVFHISMGLSLGIVGAILALSIIASLLFPKQEEEAT, encoded by the coding sequence ATGGAAAACACTCCGCTCTTCTGGATAGGCTTCAATGCTTTCGTGCTAGCCATGCTGCTGCTCGACTTGCTGGTATTCAACCGCAAAGCGCACGTAGTAAAGATGCGCGAGGCACTCGGCTGGAGCTTTTTTTGGATTGTCCTGTCCTTGTCGTTCAACTACTTTGTGTACCGCTCCATGGGGCGGCAGGCAGGGCTGGAGTTCCTCACCGGTTATCTTATCGAAAAATCCTTGAGCGTCGACAACCTGTTTGTCTTCCTCTTGATATTTAGCTACTTCCGGGTACCGCCGCAGTACCAGCACAAGATTTTGTTCTGGGGGATATTAGGTGCATTGGTGCTGCGAGCTGCCTTCATCTTGATAGGGGCGGCGCTGCTGGCTAAGTTCAGTTTCCTGCTCTACGTTTTGGGAGCCTTCCTGGTGTACACGGGCGTTAAGATGGCGACCAACGCCGGAGAGCCAGAGATTGACCCCGACTCGAACCCAGTAGTTAAGTTTCTTAGCCGCCATTTGCCCATCACCAGTCAGTTGCATGAGGGCAAATTCTTTGTGCGCAAAGACGGGTTGCTGTTTGCTACTCCGCTGCTTGTAGTGCTAGTCATGGTGGAAACCACCGATGTGGTATTTGCCGTCGATTCCATCCCCGCTATTCTGGCGGTTTCCCGCGACACATTCATCGTGTACACTTCCAACGTGTTTGCGCTACTAGGGCTGCGGGCACTATACTTTGCGTTGGAAGGCCTGATGCGGCTCTTCCACTACCTGCACTACGGCTTGTCGCTTATCCTCATCTTCATCGGTGGCAAGCTGCTGTTTTCGCAGGTCTTCCACATATCGATGGGCCTTTCGCTCGGGATTGTAGGCGCAATCCTCGCCCTATCCATTATTGCGTCTTTGCTGTTTCCGAAGCAGGAAGAGGAAGCCACCTAA
- a CDS encoding biosynthetic peptidoglycan transglycosylase, translating into MNLARHGRDFLSSLTVRVTPATKKKIGIGLGVVAALLAVALTVFLLKRQALLTYALGQVKAKVERKYPVTLTLGEARFTNLKTVGIAGMSLVPKATPTDTLLQARSMTVSLSVRSLFAGRPVFSNLEISDARLTAHKTAQSDNYSFLYKKKGSAPTVPRDTTKGTNYGLLINQLLEASFDNVPGEADFRNFLVTYDGPRHQARIVMPRLSIEDGDIQGELTAVVDSVENRVGVQGHIEPGDYALNAEVFGLGRRHVTLPYVQRRYGAKVQFDTLRFSLSDKDFSDEELTVRGTASAANFIVNHPRLSDRDVRFPRGGIDFVARVGQAFASLDEGTKVTLNRMAFFPVVSVRKLPLNQRVVGKMINGLRNRRESLAGVQVKADIVSAETPANTFFAALPENMFNTLTGMQGEGTLKYRMHLDLDMNQLDSLEFSSGLTPKNFRIIRMGREDLNKLNEDFLYTAYNDKGDSVKAFTVGPSNPEFAAYDEVSNYLKSAIMTAEDPRFLSHKGFMEKAFVKSAIQNIKEKRFARGGSTISMQLVKNVFLTRQKTVTRKIEEALIVWLLENTRLVSKQRMFEVYLNIIEWGPRIYGVTEASEFYFDKSPGNLNLSESLYLASIIPRPKYYQRSFNQYGEMRSSARYFHRLIAKLMASKGLISQGDYESVDYSLNFPGRAHNSIFRAVRDTVRATQPSDSTEFEPLNLLDLLGGNNAPDGGVNTNIPAEQGGGGTPNPAPKP; encoded by the coding sequence ATGAATCTGGCCAGGCACGGCCGCGACTTCCTTTCCTCTCTGACTGTTCGCGTGACTCCAGCAACAAAGAAAAAAATAGGTATTGGCCTGGGTGTAGTTGCGGCGCTGTTGGCCGTAGCCCTAACGGTTTTCTTACTTAAGCGCCAAGCGCTATTGACGTACGCGCTAGGGCAGGTGAAAGCGAAAGTGGAACGCAAATACCCTGTTACACTCACGCTGGGGGAAGCACGCTTCACCAACTTGAAGACGGTTGGCATTGCCGGAATGAGCTTGGTACCGAAAGCCACTCCAACCGATACGCTGCTGCAAGCTCGGAGTATGACGGTGTCGTTGAGCGTGCGTTCGTTGTTTGCGGGGCGGCCTGTGTTCAGTAACCTTGAAATCAGTGATGCGCGCCTAACGGCCCACAAGACAGCTCAGTCCGACAACTACTCGTTTCTGTACAAGAAGAAAGGCAGTGCACCTACCGTGCCGCGCGACACAACGAAGGGTACCAACTACGGTCTGCTCATCAACCAACTCCTGGAAGCAAGCTTCGACAACGTACCTGGCGAGGCAGACTTTCGTAATTTCTTGGTCACCTACGATGGCCCCCGGCATCAAGCTCGTATTGTGATGCCTCGGCTTTCCATTGAGGACGGTGACATTCAGGGGGAGCTAACGGCAGTGGTCGATTCGGTGGAAAACCGCGTGGGCGTGCAAGGCCACATCGAGCCCGGTGACTATGCCTTGAACGCGGAAGTGTTCGGACTCGGGCGGCGCCACGTGACGCTTCCGTATGTGCAGCGGCGCTATGGTGCGAAGGTGCAATTTGACACCCTGCGCTTCAGTTTAAGCGACAAAGACTTTTCGGACGAAGAGCTAACGGTACGGGGTACTGCGTCGGCCGCGAATTTTATAGTGAACCATCCGCGGCTTTCCGACCGTGATGTGCGTTTCCCGCGCGGAGGCATTGATTTTGTGGCCCGGGTTGGGCAAGCGTTTGCGTCGTTGGATGAAGGAACCAAGGTAACGCTGAACCGCATGGCGTTCTTTCCGGTGGTTAGTGTGCGTAAGCTGCCGCTCAACCAGCGGGTGGTAGGCAAGATGATCAACGGCCTGCGCAACCGCCGGGAGTCACTGGCCGGGGTGCAAGTGAAAGCCGACATCGTATCGGCCGAGACGCCAGCCAACACGTTCTTTGCGGCACTGCCAGAGAATATGTTCAACACTCTCACGGGCATGCAGGGTGAAGGCACGCTGAAATACCGCATGCACCTCGACCTGGACATGAATCAGCTCGACAGCCTTGAATTCTCGTCGGGGCTGACTCCCAAAAACTTCCGCATCATCCGCATGGGACGCGAGGACTTGAACAAGCTCAACGAGGATTTCCTTTATACGGCCTACAACGACAAAGGCGACTCAGTGAAGGCCTTCACGGTTGGGCCTTCCAACCCCGAGTTTGCGGCGTATGACGAGGTTTCCAACTACCTAAAATCAGCCATCATGACGGCCGAGGACCCGCGTTTCCTTAGCCACAAAGGCTTCATGGAGAAGGCCTTTGTGAAGTCTGCAATTCAGAACATCAAAGAGAAGCGCTTTGCTCGGGGTGGCAGTACAATTTCGATGCAGCTAGTGAAGAACGTGTTCCTAACTCGCCAGAAAACGGTAACTCGGAAAATAGAAGAGGCGCTGATTGTGTGGTTGTTGGAAAACACTCGTTTGGTTTCCAAGCAGCGGATGTTCGAAGTGTATCTGAACATTATCGAGTGGGGCCCGAGGATATACGGCGTAACCGAAGCTTCGGAATTCTATTTCGATAAGTCCCCTGGCAACTTGAATTTGTCGGAGAGCTTGTATTTGGCCAGCATTATTCCACGGCCCAAGTATTACCAACGGTCGTTCAACCAATACGGCGAAATGCGCAGTAGTGCCCGCTACTTCCACCGCCTGATTGCGAAGCTGATGGCCAGCAAGGGCCTGATTTCGCAAGGTGACTACGAAAGCGTAGACTATTCGCTGAATTTCCCCGGGCGGGCTCACAACTCAATCTTCAGGGCGGTGCGCGACACAGTCCGAGCCACGCAGCCATCCGACTCTACAGAGTTTGAGCCGCTGAACCTGCTTGATTTGTTGGGTGGCAATAATGCTCCTGATGGAGGTGTCAATACGAATATTCCGGCTGAGCAAGGGGGAGGCGGTACTCCAAACCCGGCGCCAAAGCCCTAA
- the hemG gene encoding protoporphyrinogen oxidase, with amino-acid sequence MTIAILGGGISGLTVAWQLQKAGVAYDLFEAGTTQGGSLATVQHPDGYLLETGPNSLQLSDELLALITELGLADEIQDAAEVSKHRYVLRNGRYQQLPASPPSLLANGFFSWKAKFNILRELSRPALPPDPTETVAAFFSRRFGSEIVDYAVNPFISGIYAGDPSQLLIHKTFSKVAALEQQYGSVLRGLATTGSSAGRRRIISLRGGIQQLTDALGAHLSHRHTGQQVVALHRTTDGRYQVQTTKGNRGGFAYDAVVLALPAFAAAPLLQPHFAEAAAALAAVHYPPMAAVYTAYRREDVRHPLNGFGALHPKVERPYAAGSIWTSSIYPNRVPAGQVLFTTFVGGSQYEDHARQPEDMQKAAVHEELSRLYTIKAEKPLWQYRYLWEKAIPQYDQHIVAAHTTTDALQAYGIWSAANWRGGVGVPDCIRHAQHIAEQLVTKGK; translated from the coding sequence ATGACCATAGCTATTCTCGGCGGCGGTATTTCAGGCCTTACAGTGGCGTGGCAGCTTCAGAAAGCAGGCGTCGCCTACGATTTGTTTGAGGCCGGAACCACGCAGGGAGGCTCGCTGGCAACCGTGCAGCACCCCGATGGCTATCTGCTGGAAACGGGGCCCAATTCCTTGCAGCTAAGCGACGAACTGTTGGCCCTGATTACAGAGCTTGGCTTGGCTGATGAAATTCAGGATGCCGCCGAGGTAAGCAAGCACCGCTACGTGCTGCGCAATGGCCGGTATCAGCAATTGCCGGCTTCCCCTCCCTCCTTGTTGGCCAACGGCTTTTTCAGTTGGAAGGCGAAGTTCAATATTCTGCGGGAGCTGAGCCGACCGGCCCTCCCCCCCGACCCCACCGAAACCGTAGCTGCTTTTTTCAGTCGTCGGTTTGGGTCGGAGATTGTTGACTACGCCGTGAATCCCTTTATATCGGGCATCTACGCCGGCGACCCGTCCCAGCTCCTGATCCACAAGACGTTCAGCAAAGTAGCAGCACTAGAGCAGCAGTATGGCTCTGTATTGCGCGGACTGGCCACAACGGGAAGCAGTGCCGGCCGCCGGCGTATCATTTCGTTGCGCGGGGGTATTCAGCAGCTTACCGATGCCCTCGGCGCTCATCTTAGCCACCGCCACACAGGGCAGCAGGTGGTGGCGCTGCACCGCACCACCGATGGCCGTTATCAAGTGCAGACCACCAAGGGCAACCGTGGCGGGTTTGCTTACGATGCGGTGGTGCTGGCCTTACCAGCCTTTGCCGCGGCCCCCTTGCTGCAGCCTCATTTTGCAGAGGCTGCCGCGGCACTGGCAGCCGTGCACTACCCTCCTATGGCTGCTGTATATACCGCCTACCGACGTGAAGATGTGCGCCATCCACTCAATGGGTTTGGGGCGCTTCATCCTAAGGTGGAGCGTCCTTACGCTGCTGGCAGCATCTGGACCAGTTCCATCTACCCCAATCGGGTGCCTGCCGGGCAAGTGCTGTTTACCACGTTCGTGGGTGGTTCTCAATACGAAGACCATGCGCGGCAGCCGGAAGACATGCAGAAGGCGGCGGTGCACGAAGAGCTAAGTCGCCTGTACACCATCAAAGCCGAGAAACCCCTGTGGCAATACCGCTACTTGTGGGAGAAGGCCATTCCGCAATACGACCAGCACATTGTGGCGGCCCACACTACCACCGACGCCTTGCAAGCCTACGGTATTTGGAGTGCCGCCAATTGGCGCGGCGGCGTAGGCGTACCTGATTGTATTCGCCACGCCCAGCACATTGCCGAGCAGCTTGTTACGAAGGGCAAGTAG